One Megachile rotundata isolate GNS110a chromosome 5, iyMegRotu1, whole genome shotgun sequence genomic region harbors:
- the Crag gene encoding DENN domain-containing protein Crag isoform X2, whose protein sequence is MDERRVADYFVIAGLPGQDNDFASNNENDEKLEDWYQEGTHVKDVHMKPPITDLAIIFPALGEQCPEGYTLLEHTVSGLPADLNHGSLRTNECYLCYRRGRDKPPLVDIGVIYDGKERIMQDAEMVLETPKGHLANVNNSSSKIFVTYRRASHKMACNSLVVTDICVILTNKGETPPHAFCVINKNLNKGMVGSDVFLCYKKSMNRANLISFKPTILFKYPTADYSSFVFPNSVAMFCLPMGATVECWPKVACKPKPVFSTFVLTVADAAQKIYGSAITFYEELELEMDTTNNREKEQLTDVLMENMKNSGEHADIDYQQLKTRIHKQPEIFKKLTPTQLEKLQFTNPATQSLNISKSICILSHWPFFDAFEKFLVFLHSMCNNKQQNVPIEKYIAYFLYDIPFPSPQRPRIFVQLSANDRLVLTQPEDLALPRSGASFRQLLINLGPDNCLLILLLILTEQKILVHSLRPDVLTSVSEAIAMILFPFKWQCPYIPLCPLGLAEVLHAPLPFLIGVDSRFFDLYDPPSDVNCVNLDTNNIAICDDKKYLNVKLLPKKAARQLRNCLDHLYSELISLGKRYSSMKDTDDEEFSVDKDFQLKRKEQAIELEIQDAFLRFTATILKGYRAFLLPITKAPTVGSTDPTSLFNIQAFLRSRDKAHAKFYAMLVKTQMFIRFIEETSFVSDMDMAGLAFFDECTERIEEENMPLLELDESQHSERTVYIPPPEAGPNQAPITYRTFKLNPELIRPQKNFNIRNPNLSAFGIIPGSPMARRTKHEIKVAQRMARKQAAMPDRWGRCLLGTCYSLWFLHLPAMLQVSNQPATVLHQAYDLLVKMPKLHLDPIEEVCYRAMMQLCGVYGQPVLAVKLLFHMKRSGVQPNALTYGFYNKAVLEATWPSDMTNSSQLMWNKLRNAIVGAALFKRAGKRSARRRSSNAELLAVDGKIASMEHAFSRSSLDSAHSQDTEAAHSDSTKGSSVSDLPDYGPFEIKKLPRQNSIVKDSALNVIQTEEMDNLPLNQRMIRNLESPLKSPVRTPVTENDPLGALMNDETPVVSPSEENDSNCSTSTLTVFNNVEERPGGPLLFRSLPRSATFHQTVDETGVAIGGQLQRSETMPHSVAQQGEQDKERERLEISSIWSQKDSVTSSLSSLGSSLKLSFGPTSITGKKSNEIILGGLSSLKSAATTVVKKFDEIKEAISATSTPVKLKERDHKIIHGASHESLDSMTDGSLQDRNEPLRMSGDGNLDPYTLYDLAESLYPKGSRELDERIAIELVLSSASRCHHCASILYDEEIMAGWQPEDSNLNTVCQYCDKATVPLLTITILDYRCEENEKKNDPLMGALVELLDKPKELLEPITVPYLNPLVLRKELESVLSQEGDTCLTKHKFIDEHPIVYWNLIWYFERINLSSHLPDLWLNNDKKKEQINYNVVGVKTMWDNEKLHMDRLPMYLQWKLNVADKSLMQLVITNVRRNDLAEPIKRVALERSKTQPADQPLFSIYRDILFLAFTVLGRGNIDQGVFDREYSLSLERLTEKEEKLLCKIDAPPSMMSVFCRHYFKQLNV, encoded by the exons ATGGATGAAAGGAGGGTAGCTGATTACTTTGTCATTGCTGGTTTACCAGGGCAAGACAATGATTTTGCTAGTAATAATGAAAATGATGAGAAGTTAGAAGATTGGTATCAAGAAGGGACACATGTCAAAGATGTGCACATGAAACCTCCAATTACCGATCTTGCCATTATATTCCCAGCATTGGGTGAACAATGTCCTGAAGGATACACTTTATTAGAACACACTGTTTCAGGCCTACCTGCCGATTTGAATCATGGGAGTTTGAGAACAAATGAATGTTACTTATGTTATCGAAGAGGGCGAGATAAACCTCCTTTAGTTGATATAG gTGTAATATATGATGGCAAAGAACGTATAATGCAAGATGCAGAAATGGTATTGGAAACTCCAAAAGGACATTTAGCAAATGTGAACAATTCGTCGTCAAAAATATTTGTCACATATAGACGTGCAAGTCATAAAATGGCATGCAATTCATTAGTAGTGACTGACATATGTGTCATCTTAACAAATAAAGGAGAAACTCCCCCACATGCATTTtgtgttattaataaaaatttgaataaaggcATGGTGGGCAGTGATGTATTTTTGTGTTATAAGAAGTCTATGAATCGAGcaaatttaatatcatttaaacCTACTATACTGTTCAAGTATCCAACAGCTGATTATAGCAGCTTTGTCTTCCCAAATTCTGTTGCAATGTTTTGTTTACCAATGGGAGCAACTGTAGAATGCTGGCCCAAAGTGGCATGTAAACCTAAACCAGTATTTTCAACATTTGTTTTGACAGTGGCAGATGCAGCTCAAAAAATATATGGTTCTGCAATAACGTTTTATGAAGAACTTGAATTAGAAATGGATACTACAAATAATAGAGAGAAAGAACAACTAACTGATGTACTCATGGAGAATATGAAGAATTCTG GTGAACATGCAGATATTGATTATCAGCAGCTAAAAACAAGAATACACAAACAGCCTGAGATATTTAAGAAACTTACTCCAACACAATTGGAAAAGttacaatttacaaatcctGCCACTCAATCTTTGAATATAAGTAAATCGATATGCATCCTATCTCATTGGCCATTCTTTGATGCATTTGAGAAGTTTTTAGTCTTTTTACATAGCATGTGTAATAACAAACAGCAAAACGTTCCTATTGAGAAATATATAGCATATTTTTTGTACGATATACCATTTCCGAGCCCACAAAGACCAAGAATTTTCGTACAGTTAAGTGCTAATGATAGATTGGTTTTGACTCAGCCAGAAGATTTGGCGCTGCCTAGGTCTGGTGCCAGTTTTCGACAGTTACTCATCAATTTAGGACCTGATAATTGTTTACTTATATTATTGTTAATCCTTACTGAACAGAAAATACTTGTACATTCATTGCGTCCTGATGTACTTACATCAGTAAGCGAAGCAATCGCTATGATACTATTTCCATTTAAATGGCAATGTCCATATATACCTTTGTGCCCATTAGGTTTAGCCGag GTTCTGCATGCACCATTACCATTTTTAATAGGCGTTGATTCTAGATTTTTTGATTTATATGATCCTCCGTCTGATGTTAATTGCGTAAATTTAGACACGAACAATATAGCAATTTGTGatgacaaaaaatatttaaatgtgaaATTATTGCCTAAAAAAGCTGCTAGGCAACTTAGAAACTGTCTGGACCATCTTTATTCGGAATTGATTTCTTTGGGTAAAAGATATTCATCTATGAAAG ACACAGACGATGAGGAATTCAGCGTTGACAAAGATTTTCAGCTAAAACGAAAGGAACAAGCTATAGAGCTCGAAATTCAAGACGCTTTTTTAAGATTTACAGCTACGATATTAAAAGGATATCGTGCTTTTTTATTACCGATTACAAAAGCTCCGACAGTTGGCTCTACTGACCCAACTAGTTTGTTTAATATACAAGCGTTTCTCAGGAGCCGTGATAAGGCCCATGCAAAATTTTATGCTATGTTAGTAAAGACTCAGATGTTTATAAG atTTATAGAAGAAACAAGCTTTGTGTCAGATATGGACATGGCTGGTTTAGCGTTTTTTGACGAATGCACTGAACGCATCGAGGAAGAAAATA TGCCTCTTTTGGAGTTGGACGAATCTCAGCATAGTGAACGAACGGTATATATCCCTCCACCAGAAGCTGGACCAAACCAGGCACCGATAACGTATCGCACGTTTAAATTAAATCCAGAGTTAATAAGACCACAAAAGAATTTCAACATAAGGAATCCAAATTTAAGTGCTTTTGGAATAATACCAGGAAGTCCTATGGCACGCAGAACCAAGCATGAAATTAAAGTGGCGCAAAGGATGGCGCGTAAACAG GCAGCAATGCCAGATAGGTGGGGCAGATGTCTACTTGGCACATGTTATAGTCTTTGGTTTCTGCATTTACCAGCGATGTTACAAGTTTCCAATCAGCCGGCTACAGTTTTACATCAAGCTTATGACCTATTAGTTAAAATGCCAAAATTACATCTTGATCCTATTGAAGAA GTGTGCTATAGAGCTATGATGCAACTCTGCGGTGTTTATGGACAACCTGTTTTAGCAGTCAAATTGTTATTTCATATGAAACGTAGTGGCGTTCAACCGAATGCTCTCACTTATGGATTTTATAATAAG GCCGTATTAGAAGCAACATGGCCATCAGATATGACAAATTCCAGTCAGTTGATGTGGAATAAATTAAGAAATGCTATAGTTGGTGCAGCTCTATTTAAACGTGCTGGTAAAAGAAGTGCAAGAAGAAGAAGTTCAAATGCAGAATTATTAGCTGTTGATGGTAAAATTGCAAGTATGGAACATGCATTTTCTAGGTCCAGTCTTGATAGTGCTCATTCTCAAGATACAGAAGCCGCGCATAGTGATT CTACTAAAGGCAGTTCCGTCTCAGATTTGCCAGACTATGGaccatttgaaataaaaaagctCCCTCGTCAGAACAGTATCGTTAAGGATTCAGCATTAAACGTTATACAAACAGAAGAGATGGATAATTTACCATTGAATCAAAG aatgattcggaatttggaatctccATTAAAAAGTCCTGTTCGAACACCAGTTACAGAAAATGATCCACTGGGTGCTTTAATGAACGATGAAACACCAGTTGTTTCACCTTCTGAAGAAAATGATTCAAATTGTTCAACAAGTACTTTGACTGTCTTCAATAATGTTGAAGAACGGCCAGGGGGCCCACTTTTATTTCGAAg TTTACCTCGTAGTGCAACATTTCATCAAACAGTAGATGAAACTGGTGTAGCAATAGGTGGCCAGTTGCAAAGAAGTGAAACAATGCCGCATTCCGTAGCTCAGCAGGGTGAACAAGATAAGGAGCGAGAAAGATTAGAAATAAGCAGCATTTGGTCTCAAAAAGATAGTGTTACTTCAAGCCTTTCAAGCCTAGGTTCAAGTTTGAAGCTAAGTTTCGG TCCTACAAGTATAACGGGAAAGAAATCTAATGAAATAATACTAGGTGGTTTAAGTAGCCTAAAGTCTGCTGCTACAACCGTAGTAAAAAAATTCGACGAAATTAAAGAAGCTATTTCTGCCACAAGCACCCCTGTAAAACTGAAAGAACGTgatcataaaataatacatgGAGCATCACACGAATCTTTAGATTCCATGACTGACGGATCTTTACAGGATAGAAATGAGCCACTTAGAATGTCGG gagatggaaatttagatcCTTATACGTTGTATGATTTGGCGGAAAGTTTATATCCAAAAGGTTCTAGAGAATTAGATGAACGAATTGCCATTGAATTAGTACTCTCTAGTGCAAGCAGATGTCACCATTGTGCGTCTATACTTTACGATGAAGAGATAATGGCCGGTTGGCAACCAGAAGACTCAAATTTAAATACGGTTTGTCAGTACTGCGATAAAGCAACTGTACCGTTACTTACTATAACTATATTAGATTACAG atgtgaagaaaatgaaaagaagaaTGATCCGCTAATGGGAGCATTAGTTGAACTTTTGGATAAACCAAAAGAATTATTAGAACCAATCACAGTACCATACTTGAATCCCTTAGTTCTAAGAAAAGAGTTGGAAAGTGTTTTAAGTCAAGAAGGTGATACGTGTCttacaaaacataaatttatcGATGAACATCCGATAGTATATTGGAACCTTATATGGTATTTTGAAAGGATTAATTTATCAAGCCATCTTCCGGATCTATGGTTGAATAATGATAAAAAGAAAGAACAGATCAATTATAATGTAGTAGGTGTGAAAACTATGTGGGATAACGAAAAACTTCATATGGATCGCTTGCCTATGTACCTCCAGTGGAAGCTCAATGTAGCAGATAAAAG TTTAATGCAGTTAGTGATTACCAACGTTCGCCGAAATGATCTAGCGGAACCTATAAAAAGAGTGGCCTTAGAAAGAAGTAAAACTCAACCAGCTGATCAACCTCTATTTTCTATATATCGGGATATCTTGTTTTTGGCATTTACCGTTTTGGGTAGAGGAAATATTGATCAAG GTGTTTTTGACAGAGAATATTCGTTATCGTTAGAGAGATTAacggaaaaagaagaaaagctaTTGTGCAAAATCGATGCTCCGCCCTCAATGATGTCAGTGTTCTGCAGACACTATTTTAAGCaactaaatgtataa
- the Crag gene encoding DENN domain-containing protein Crag isoform X5, with translation MDERRVADYFVIAGLPGQDNDFASNNENDEKLEDWYQEGTHVKDVHMKPPITDLAIIFPALGEQCPEGYTLLEHTVSGLPADLNHGSLRTNECYLCYRRGRDKPPLVDIGVIYDGKERIMQDAEMVLETPKGHLANVNNSSSKIFVTYRRASHKMACNSLVVTDICVILTNKGETPPHAFCVINKNLNKGMVGSDVFLCYKKSMNRANLISFKPTILFKYPTADYSSFVFPNSVAMFCLPMGATVECWPKVACKPKPVFSTFVLTVADAAQKIYGSAITFYEELELEMDTTNNREKEQLTDVLMENMKNSGEHADIDYQQLKTRIHKQPEIFKKLTPTQLEKLQFTNPATQSLNISKSICILSHWPFFDAFEKFLVFLHSMCNNKQQNVPIEKYIAYFLYDIPFPSPQRPRIFVQLSANDRLVLTQPEDLALPRSGASFRQLLINLGPDNCLLILLLILTEQKILVHSLRPDVLTSVSEAIAMILFPFKWQCPYIPLCPLGLAEVLHAPLPFLIGVDSRFFDLYDPPSDVNCVNLDTNNIAICDDKKYLNVKLLPKKAARQLRNCLDHLYSELISLGKRYSSMKDTDDEEFSVDKDFQLKRKEQAIELEIQDAFLRFTATILKGYRAFLLPITKAPTVGSTDPTSLFNIQAFLRSRDKAHAKFYAMLVKTQMFIRFIEETSFVSDMDMAGLAFFDECTERIEEENMPLLELDESQHSERTVYIPPPEAGPNQAPITYRTFKLNPELIRPQKNFNIRNPNLSAFGIIPGSPMARRTKHEIKVAQRMARKQAAMPDRWGRCLLGTCYSLWFLHLPAMLQVSNQPATVLHQAYDLLVKMPKLHLDPIEEVCYRAMMQLCGVYGQPVLAVKLLFHMKRSGVQPNALTYGFYNKAVLEATWPSDMTNSSQLMWNKLRNAIVGAALFKRAGKRSARRRSSNAELLAVDGKIASMEHAFSRSSLDSAHSQDTEAAHSDSTKGSSVSDLPDYGPFEIKKLPRQNSIVKDSALNVIQTEEMDNLPLNQRMIRNLESPLKSPVRTPVTENDPLGALMNDETPVVSPSEENDSNCSTSTLTVFNNVEERPGGPLLFRSSLPRSATFHQTVDETGVAIGGQLQRSETMPHSVAQQGEQDKERERLEISSIWSQKDSVTSSLSSLGSSLKLSFGPTSITGKKSNEIILGGLSSLKSAATTVVKKFDEIKEAISATSTPVKLKERDHKIIHGASHESLDSMTDGSLQDRNEPLRMSGDGNLDPYTLYDLAESLYPKGSRELDERIAIELVLSSASRCHHCASILYDEEIMAGWQPEDSNLNTVCQYCDKATVPLLTITILDYRCEENEKKNDPLMGALVELLDKPKELLEPITVPYLNPLVLRKELESVLSQEGDTCLTKHKFIDEHPIVYWNLIWYFERINLSSHLPDLWLNNDKKKEQINYNVVGVKTMWDNEKLHMDRLPMYLQWKLNVADKSLMQLVITNVRRNDLAEPIKRVALERSKTQPADQPLFSIYRDILFLAFTVLGRGNIDQGNLCVACKFFSNKNYTILGRIYKM, from the exons ATGGATGAAAGGAGGGTAGCTGATTACTTTGTCATTGCTGGTTTACCAGGGCAAGACAATGATTTTGCTAGTAATAATGAAAATGATGAGAAGTTAGAAGATTGGTATCAAGAAGGGACACATGTCAAAGATGTGCACATGAAACCTCCAATTACCGATCTTGCCATTATATTCCCAGCATTGGGTGAACAATGTCCTGAAGGATACACTTTATTAGAACACACTGTTTCAGGCCTACCTGCCGATTTGAATCATGGGAGTTTGAGAACAAATGAATGTTACTTATGTTATCGAAGAGGGCGAGATAAACCTCCTTTAGTTGATATAG gTGTAATATATGATGGCAAAGAACGTATAATGCAAGATGCAGAAATGGTATTGGAAACTCCAAAAGGACATTTAGCAAATGTGAACAATTCGTCGTCAAAAATATTTGTCACATATAGACGTGCAAGTCATAAAATGGCATGCAATTCATTAGTAGTGACTGACATATGTGTCATCTTAACAAATAAAGGAGAAACTCCCCCACATGCATTTtgtgttattaataaaaatttgaataaaggcATGGTGGGCAGTGATGTATTTTTGTGTTATAAGAAGTCTATGAATCGAGcaaatttaatatcatttaaacCTACTATACTGTTCAAGTATCCAACAGCTGATTATAGCAGCTTTGTCTTCCCAAATTCTGTTGCAATGTTTTGTTTACCAATGGGAGCAACTGTAGAATGCTGGCCCAAAGTGGCATGTAAACCTAAACCAGTATTTTCAACATTTGTTTTGACAGTGGCAGATGCAGCTCAAAAAATATATGGTTCTGCAATAACGTTTTATGAAGAACTTGAATTAGAAATGGATACTACAAATAATAGAGAGAAAGAACAACTAACTGATGTACTCATGGAGAATATGAAGAATTCTG GTGAACATGCAGATATTGATTATCAGCAGCTAAAAACAAGAATACACAAACAGCCTGAGATATTTAAGAAACTTACTCCAACACAATTGGAAAAGttacaatttacaaatcctGCCACTCAATCTTTGAATATAAGTAAATCGATATGCATCCTATCTCATTGGCCATTCTTTGATGCATTTGAGAAGTTTTTAGTCTTTTTACATAGCATGTGTAATAACAAACAGCAAAACGTTCCTATTGAGAAATATATAGCATATTTTTTGTACGATATACCATTTCCGAGCCCACAAAGACCAAGAATTTTCGTACAGTTAAGTGCTAATGATAGATTGGTTTTGACTCAGCCAGAAGATTTGGCGCTGCCTAGGTCTGGTGCCAGTTTTCGACAGTTACTCATCAATTTAGGACCTGATAATTGTTTACTTATATTATTGTTAATCCTTACTGAACAGAAAATACTTGTACATTCATTGCGTCCTGATGTACTTACATCAGTAAGCGAAGCAATCGCTATGATACTATTTCCATTTAAATGGCAATGTCCATATATACCTTTGTGCCCATTAGGTTTAGCCGag GTTCTGCATGCACCATTACCATTTTTAATAGGCGTTGATTCTAGATTTTTTGATTTATATGATCCTCCGTCTGATGTTAATTGCGTAAATTTAGACACGAACAATATAGCAATTTGTGatgacaaaaaatatttaaatgtgaaATTATTGCCTAAAAAAGCTGCTAGGCAACTTAGAAACTGTCTGGACCATCTTTATTCGGAATTGATTTCTTTGGGTAAAAGATATTCATCTATGAAAG ACACAGACGATGAGGAATTCAGCGTTGACAAAGATTTTCAGCTAAAACGAAAGGAACAAGCTATAGAGCTCGAAATTCAAGACGCTTTTTTAAGATTTACAGCTACGATATTAAAAGGATATCGTGCTTTTTTATTACCGATTACAAAAGCTCCGACAGTTGGCTCTACTGACCCAACTAGTTTGTTTAATATACAAGCGTTTCTCAGGAGCCGTGATAAGGCCCATGCAAAATTTTATGCTATGTTAGTAAAGACTCAGATGTTTATAAG atTTATAGAAGAAACAAGCTTTGTGTCAGATATGGACATGGCTGGTTTAGCGTTTTTTGACGAATGCACTGAACGCATCGAGGAAGAAAATA TGCCTCTTTTGGAGTTGGACGAATCTCAGCATAGTGAACGAACGGTATATATCCCTCCACCAGAAGCTGGACCAAACCAGGCACCGATAACGTATCGCACGTTTAAATTAAATCCAGAGTTAATAAGACCACAAAAGAATTTCAACATAAGGAATCCAAATTTAAGTGCTTTTGGAATAATACCAGGAAGTCCTATGGCACGCAGAACCAAGCATGAAATTAAAGTGGCGCAAAGGATGGCGCGTAAACAG GCAGCAATGCCAGATAGGTGGGGCAGATGTCTACTTGGCACATGTTATAGTCTTTGGTTTCTGCATTTACCAGCGATGTTACAAGTTTCCAATCAGCCGGCTACAGTTTTACATCAAGCTTATGACCTATTAGTTAAAATGCCAAAATTACATCTTGATCCTATTGAAGAA GTGTGCTATAGAGCTATGATGCAACTCTGCGGTGTTTATGGACAACCTGTTTTAGCAGTCAAATTGTTATTTCATATGAAACGTAGTGGCGTTCAACCGAATGCTCTCACTTATGGATTTTATAATAAG GCCGTATTAGAAGCAACATGGCCATCAGATATGACAAATTCCAGTCAGTTGATGTGGAATAAATTAAGAAATGCTATAGTTGGTGCAGCTCTATTTAAACGTGCTGGTAAAAGAAGTGCAAGAAGAAGAAGTTCAAATGCAGAATTATTAGCTGTTGATGGTAAAATTGCAAGTATGGAACATGCATTTTCTAGGTCCAGTCTTGATAGTGCTCATTCTCAAGATACAGAAGCCGCGCATAGTGATT CTACTAAAGGCAGTTCCGTCTCAGATTTGCCAGACTATGGaccatttgaaataaaaaagctCCCTCGTCAGAACAGTATCGTTAAGGATTCAGCATTAAACGTTATACAAACAGAAGAGATGGATAATTTACCATTGAATCAAAG aatgattcggaatttggaatctccATTAAAAAGTCCTGTTCGAACACCAGTTACAGAAAATGATCCACTGGGTGCTTTAATGAACGATGAAACACCAGTTGTTTCACCTTCTGAAGAAAATGATTCAAATTGTTCAACAAGTACTTTGACTGTCTTCAATAATGTTGAAGAACGGCCAGGGGGCCCACTTTTATTTCGAAg TAGTTTACCTCGTAGTGCAACATTTCATCAAACAGTAGATGAAACTGGTGTAGCAATAGGTGGCCAGTTGCAAAGAAGTGAAACAATGCCGCATTCCGTAGCTCAGCAGGGTGAACAAGATAAGGAGCGAGAAAGATTAGAAATAAGCAGCATTTGGTCTCAAAAAGATAGTGTTACTTCAAGCCTTTCAAGCCTAGGTTCAAGTTTGAAGCTAAGTTTCGG TCCTACAAGTATAACGGGAAAGAAATCTAATGAAATAATACTAGGTGGTTTAAGTAGCCTAAAGTCTGCTGCTACAACCGTAGTAAAAAAATTCGACGAAATTAAAGAAGCTATTTCTGCCACAAGCACCCCTGTAAAACTGAAAGAACGTgatcataaaataatacatgGAGCATCACACGAATCTTTAGATTCCATGACTGACGGATCTTTACAGGATAGAAATGAGCCACTTAGAATGTCGG gagatggaaatttagatcCTTATACGTTGTATGATTTGGCGGAAAGTTTATATCCAAAAGGTTCTAGAGAATTAGATGAACGAATTGCCATTGAATTAGTACTCTCTAGTGCAAGCAGATGTCACCATTGTGCGTCTATACTTTACGATGAAGAGATAATGGCCGGTTGGCAACCAGAAGACTCAAATTTAAATACGGTTTGTCAGTACTGCGATAAAGCAACTGTACCGTTACTTACTATAACTATATTAGATTACAG atgtgaagaaaatgaaaagaagaaTGATCCGCTAATGGGAGCATTAGTTGAACTTTTGGATAAACCAAAAGAATTATTAGAACCAATCACAGTACCATACTTGAATCCCTTAGTTCTAAGAAAAGAGTTGGAAAGTGTTTTAAGTCAAGAAGGTGATACGTGTCttacaaaacataaatttatcGATGAACATCCGATAGTATATTGGAACCTTATATGGTATTTTGAAAGGATTAATTTATCAAGCCATCTTCCGGATCTATGGTTGAATAATGATAAAAAGAAAGAACAGATCAATTATAATGTAGTAGGTGTGAAAACTATGTGGGATAACGAAAAACTTCATATGGATCGCTTGCCTATGTACCTCCAGTGGAAGCTCAATGTAGCAGATAAAAG TTTAATGCAGTTAGTGATTACCAACGTTCGCCGAAATGATCTAGCGGAACCTATAAAAAGAGTGGCCTTAGAAAGAAGTAAAACTCAACCAGCTGATCAACCTCTATTTTCTATATATCGGGATATCTTGTTTTTGGCATTTACCGTTTTGGGTAGAGGAAATATTGATCAAG GTAATCTGTGTGTTGCatgcaaatttttttcaaataaaaactaTACAATATTAGGGAggatatataaaatgtaa